aaaataaatcaaattcaatcaattctattcattttttaattgatatttttcttatgttGTTCATGTCTACATTAAAATCCTAATTAGATATAATTCAAGAGTGGAAAGCACTTGTTACCTATGCAATACttcttttaacatttatttaatcaaCCTAACATTGTTTGAgaggtttttgaaaaaaaataaatatattattgaataaaaaaaatatataattgatttaaaataaaaccacgCACATACCAGATTTCTAGTTGACTTATGACGGGTAATAAATTTGCCCACCAATATACACTTACACTGTGAACAACTAAACGAAGCCCGGCCcagtttattattaaaaaatacagccCACACGCAGATGTAGCAAAAGCTAGGGTTTCCATTTCCCTATAAACACACACACCGCCCCCTCTCCATCTCTAGGGTTTAGAACAGCCACGGATAGTAAAGAGAGGGGAGGAGAAACCCTAAGCCGCAGCGACAATGGTGAAGTTTCTCAAACCCAACAAGGCCGTCATAGTCCTCCAAGGCCGATATGCTGGTCGCAAGGCAGTGATCGTCAAGCACTTTGATGATGGAACCAGAGACCGCCCCTATGGTCATTGCTTGGTCGCAGGGATCAAGAAGTACCCAAGCAAGGTTATAAAGAAAGACTCGGCCAAGAAAACAGCAAAGAAATCGAGGGTCAGGTGTTTCGTTAAGGTTGTTAACTATCAGCACCTGATGCCTACTAGGTATACTTTGGATGTGGATTTGAAGGACCTTGTTACTCCTGATTGCTTGGCAACTAAGGATAAGAAAGTCGTGGCTTGTAAGGAAACAAAGACAAGGTTCGAGGAGAGGTTCAAGACTGGGAAGAACCGTTGGTTTTTCACCAAGCTGAGGTTTTGAAGGAAGGAAAATGGTGCCGGCTCTAAGGTTTTGTTTGGGtttaatgtgttatttttaGACATTTTTTATGGAGCATTGCTAaggttttgtagttttttttatggtgctaGTTTGAATCTGCTTGGATTTAGTTCTTTTTggaattattaatataaattgcaCTCTTAATGTCTGGTGTTTGATTGTTTGTtcatgtgatgatttttttatgttagcttTACGGGCTTTATTTGATTTGGTGGCATGATGTTTTTGGTTTCGGTTTATTGCAAATCTACCTGGGAATGTGTTAGCGTGTTCTTCCCTTGATCGAATTTAGAAGGGGTTCTGATTTATGGAGAGTCTGCGTGCTTGCTTCGTCTCTGATAAGATTGAAATGTGGTGCCTTTAGTCTTAAAGGATTGCTTGCAGGGTTGATTAGGTTttggatttatgatttgttaATGAAATTGGATGTCTTGAGCTATTGTTTATGGCCTTatattgattaaattgaaatgtGGTGCCTTTTGTTtaatgatttatgatttgttAATGTCTAAAAGACTGCCTGTTTGAGAGTTGATATCTGCTATCGTTGGGTTGTGTTGGGAAGTTTTAAGCTGGTGCCTCGTCTTCTACACTCTTTGAATGAAATGGAAGAGTTTGGAGATCGATCTTGCTCGACTTTACTCGTActttttacatattttaatttcagaTAGGCTGCCATGCTACTTGGCGAT
The Populus nigra chromosome 3, ddPopNigr1.1, whole genome shotgun sequence genome window above contains:
- the LOC133689980 gene encoding large ribosomal subunit protein eL27, producing MVKFLKPNKAVIVLQGRYAGRKAVIVKHFDDGTRDRPYGHCLVAGIKKYPSKVIKKDSAKKTAKKSRVRCFVKVVNYQHLMPTRYTLDVDLKDLVTPDCLATKDKKVVACKETKTRFEERFKTGKNRWFFTKLRF